GCCGCTTGTCAGCTTTTGGCTTTTTCTGAGCCTCTTTTGTAGTAGGTCTTTCTTTTCTCCGGTTGGGcctgcttccccctcccttccgtcACGGGGACTTCAAAACAGCGCATGCGCGTTGTGTTGCTAGCTTAGGCGCCATCTTTTCCAGTGCGTGGCGTTCGCAGCTGCCATCTCCTGCGCTCGTCATGGCTGCGCTTGCGCCGTGCGGCGGGCCGTGCTATGGAAGCGTGCGCCTGCGCACTTCCACGGAGCACTTGGAGTTTGCGTGAGGGGGATGGGAAGATGCGAAGGCCACGTGCTCCCTTGCTTTGTCTCTGGTTGCTGATATCTCGGCCTGTTAATTTCACGTTTCTCTGCTCCAACTTCTCTGCAAATGGGAAGAGAGAGCGGGTGGCTCTTATTCCTTTTCCTTCGGGTGATTTTTTTTATGTGCGGGTGAAAAGAGAATGCATGCCCATTCTGAACAAAGACTTTTGCCCGAGGAAGCTCtagttaaaagtttaaaaattttgaaagcacataattgGCAAATAGGTGGCTGAGAAAGCGTGTTGCATCAGCCGTTGTATGTGTTTTATTATAAGTTTTAAGGTTGTTATACAATGTTGGAAATTGGAACGTAATCTCGCTTTTCCCCCTTGAATGGTATGTTTACGCCTTAGTATCAGAGCAACTACTTTGCTGGAAACActaaaacgggtctccaaccttggcaattttaagtctggcggacttcaactcccagagctggctggggaattctgggagttgaagtcctccaggcttaaagttgccaaggttggagacccctgcactaaaataCATCTAATTTGGGGAAATGGGAATAAAGTTATTAAGACAGTAGTAATCCTATTTTGGTAGGCCTAATAAAAGTATTCCTGAATTGCCTTAAAAGGACGATCTgttgtatttttccttttggaGGCATATCAGAACAGTGGCTTTTGTTCGTAAAATATAATTCCTTAGTGTgtaacaatataaaagcagccaaCAATGTACAGTAAATGCTTTAGGCATCTTAATTGCATTAGAGGTGCATGCTAAtgtttatgttgtatttattgttttgggATTCTGTATACATTAACAAGAAAATGTTGATGCAGTGTGAAAGTTCGCATTTTATGACACCACAGAATggctcaaagaaaaaataaggctACATTTTCTGAGTGATCcctaaattacaggtagtctttgatttacagccATTTTTGTAGTAACAGTTTGAAGTTATAAGGACACTGAAAAAGGTTACTTATAACTGGGTTTCCatacttaaaaccattgcagcatccccatgtcatataatcaaaatttggaagtgTTGTAACGCATGTATTTATGAAgattgtcctgaggtcatgtgaccaccttttgtgacctgacaagcaaaggggggggacccagattcacttaactgcaatgatttacttaataattgtgactagaaaggttgtaaaatgcggaaaattcacttaattgtcttgcttagcttcacaagtttggtcataggtcaaggactatttgtacttaGATTTTGCAATTGTTAGATAAAAACCTAATGGGGGGGGAGTCACACCACCAAGTCAGAAATTGTTTTTCAGGTTTTATGAGCTTGCTTCTGGTACAACAACTATATTGCTTGTGCATGTGCTAAAAGCACTTCCTATTTCTTAAATAGCTAATTACTGTACTTTTTATCTGGCTCTGGTTGATGGGACCTGGTATTATATGCTGAATAAATCATGCTTATTTtaattagcccccccccccccatacactGTGATCCTTCCTAGTGTTGCCTACTTTTTTGTTTCAGTCCCCCAAGGAACCTGAACAGCTGCGAAAACTCTTTATTGGTGGCCTGAGTTTTGAGACAACAGATGAGAGCCTTCGCAATCATTTTGAGCAATGGGGCACACTTACAGATTGTGTGGTAAGTATATGTCAGCTTGTGTCAAGATGggcggcaaacaaatttaataaataaatatctgtacTTTGCTTGAATTAAGGTATATGAAGTATAGAATAGTCAGGAAAAAAATTCCAACTACTAGATTAAGTACTAATGTTGCCTTTATATCACTACCCTATTTCTAGGAAAACAGGGCAATTCAGTTTTTCTAAATTAAACATTGCTTGCAACCGTATATTGTTTCCTCTTAGGTAATGAGAGACCCAAATACTAAGCGCTCCAGGGGGTTTGGATTTGTCACTTACTCAACAGTGGAGGAGGTTGATGCTGCCATGAATGCCAGACCACACAAGGTTGATGGCAGAGTTGTTGAACCAAAGAGAGCAGTATCTAGAGAGGTAAGAAAAACTACTGTTGGATGTACAGTCAACAGGTTCAAAGTCTTAGCAAAAATGCTGGAAGCCCAAAATGTATCCTACACAGAACATTGATAATATAGTTGGCTTAATAGTTACTGCTGTATTAGGCATATTtagtataaatttatttatttgtaaattttattagcttttagtttaaattattttgtttttatgattTTTGCTATGAGCTGTGCAAAGTTAGAGCTTATAAGATGGATGTCCGTATAAGTTTTCTTAAATaagttctcctttttaaaaaaatcatgaattGCAGTTGGAACAAAacataaaatttagttttaattgctcctcctcccttccttctactcTACCAATATCTTAGCTAAGAATGAAATaattgggttgggtttttttctgcacTGCCAGGTGGAGAAATTTAGGGTTACAGTATGTTAACATTTGAAATTGATAGGCTTGAAATTTTAAATACCCATGTCTTTAAGATACATCAGTTGTTCTCTGGCAATATGGATAATCTCCAAGCAGCCACAAATACTAAGAGTTTAAAATGTATTTGTCCTGTCTCATAGGACTCCCAGAGACCTGGAGCACATTTGACAGTGAAGAAAATCTTTGTTGGGGGGATTAAGGAAGATACAGAGGAGCACCATTTGAGGGAATATTTTGAACTGTATGGCAAAATTGAAGTCATAGAAATAATGACTGATCGTGGCAGTGGCAAAAAGAGGGGGTTTGCCTTTGTTACTTTTGATGATCATGACTCTGTGGACAAGATTGTCAGTAAGTATCTTATTTCATCCTTTCAGCTATGCCCTAACTTGTTCTGGTTTCTCTCTATGTAGCTTCTACGGAGATTTTGATACTATTTTATCTTTTCATGTCTAGTTCAAAAATACCATACTGTAAATGGACATAATTGTGAAGTCCGAAAGGCTCTGTCAAAACAGGAAATGGCCAGTGCCTCTTCCAGTCAGCGAGGTAAGTGTGCAGTATTTGAACACATATAACTGTAATGACATTTTCCAGGAATGCTACATCATGTTGTTGTTCATAGGTCGCAGTAGCTCTGGAAGTTTTGGCAGTGGGCGTGGAGGTGGATTTGGCGGTGGTGACAATTTCAACCGTGGTAGCAATTTTGGAGGCCGTGGTAAGTAAGGTTTTTGAAGATTTAAAACTCATTTTAAGATCTTAATCACAATAGGGACTTAAAGGAATGCATTATTGCATCTTATTAACATTGCTGGGTTTCTTTCTGGGATTAAGCAGTACTTTGGATCTGTGTATCTTCTATatacttctactttttttttttacacaaatgcCA
This genomic window from Ahaetulla prasina isolate Xishuangbanna chromosome 2, ASM2864084v1, whole genome shotgun sequence contains:
- the HNRNPA1 gene encoding heterogeneous nuclear ribonucleoprotein A1 isoform X3 encodes the protein MSKSEGSSDYGCDLSPNASPKEPEQLRKLFIGGLSFETTDESLRNHFEQWGTLTDCVVMRDPNTKRSRGFGFVTYSTVEEVDAAMNARPHKVDGRVVEPKRAVSREDSQRPGAHLTVKKIFVGGIKEDTEEHHLREYFELYGKIEVIEIMTDRGSGKKRGFAFVTFDDHDSVDKIVIQKYHTVNGHNCEVRKALSKQEMASASSSQRGRSSSGSFGSGRGGGFGGGDNFNRGSNFGGRGGFGSRSGGGSGGGGGGGYGGSGDGYNGFGNDGYGGSGPGYSGGSRGYGGSGSYDGYNNGGGGFGGGSGGSSFGGGGSYNDFGSYNNQSSNFGPMKGGNFGGRSSGPYGGSGGGYGGSGSSSSYGGGRRF
- the HNRNPA1 gene encoding heterogeneous nuclear ribonucleoprotein A1 isoform X5, translating into MSKSEGSSDYGCDLSPNASPKEPEQLRKLFIGGLSFETTDESLRNHFEQWGTLTDCVVMRDPNTKRSRGFGFVTYSTVEEVDAAMNARPHKVDGRVVEPKRAVSREDSQRPGAHLTVKKIFVGGIKEDTEEHHLREYFELYGKIEVIEIMTDRGSGKKRGFAFVTFDDHDSVDKIVIQKYHTVNGHNCEVRKALSKQEMASASSSQRGRSSSGSFGSGRGGGFGGGDNFNRGSNFGGRGGFGSRSGGGSGGGGGGGYGGSGDGYNGFGNDGYGGSGPGYSGGSRGYGGSGSYDGYNNGGGGFGGGSGGSSFGGGGSYNDFGSYNNQSSNFGPMKGGNFGGRSSGPYGGSGGNKA
- the HNRNPA1 gene encoding heterogeneous nuclear ribonucleoprotein A1 isoform X6; this translates as MSKSESPKEPEQLRKLFIGGLSFETTDESLRNHFEQWGTLTDCVVMRDPNTKRSRGFGFVTYSTVEEVDAAMNARPHKVDGRVVEPKRAVSREDSQRPGAHLTVKKIFVGGIKEDTEEHHLREYFELYGKIEVIEIMTDRGSGKKRGFAFVTFDDHDSVDKIVIQKYHTVNGHNCEVRKALSKQEMASASSSQRGRSSSGSFGSGRGGGFGGGDNFNRGSNFGGRGGFGSRSGGGSGGGGGGGYGGSGDGYNGFGNDGSSFGGGGSYNDFGSYNNQSSNFGPMKGGNFGGRSSGPYGGSGGKEERSGAKMPLFLTDGLSLDFLFLFKGLLSWMYHKPFKESYVATR
- the HNRNPA1 gene encoding heterogeneous nuclear ribonucleoprotein A1 isoform X7 codes for the protein MSKSESPKEPEQLRKLFIGGLSFETTDESLRNHFEQWGTLTDCVVMRDPNTKRSRGFGFVTYSTVEEVDAAMNARPHKVDGRVVEPKRAVSREDSQRPGAHLTVKKIFVGGIKEDTEEHHLREYFELYGKIEVIEIMTDRGSGKKRGFAFVTFDDHDSVDKIVIQKYHTVNGHNCEVRKALSKQEMASASSSQRGRSSSGSFGSGRGGGFGGGDNFNRGSNFGGRGGFGSRSGGGSGGGGGGGYGGSGDGYNGFGNDGYGGSGPGYSGGSRGYGGSGSYDGYNNGGGGFGGGSGGSSFGGGGSYNDFGSYNNQSSNFGPMKGGNFGGRSSGPYGGSGGGYGGSGSSSSYGGGRRF
- the HNRNPA1 gene encoding heterogeneous nuclear ribonucleoprotein A1 isoform X2; its protein translation is MSKSESPKEPEQLRKLFIGGLSFETTDESLRNHFEQWGTLTDCVVMRDPNTKRSRGFGFVTYSTVEEVDAAMNARPHKVDGRVVEPKRAVSREDSQRPGAHLTVKKIFVGGIKEDTEEHHLREYFELYGKIEVIEIMTDRGSGKKRGFAFVTFDDHDSVDKIVIQKYHTVNGHNCEVRKALSKQEMASASSSQRGRSSSGSFGSGRGGGFGGGDNFNRGSNFGGRGGFGSRSGGGSGGGGGGGYGGSGDGYNGFGNDGYGGSGPGYSGGSRGYGGSGSYDGYNNGGGGFGGGSGGSSFGGGGSYNDFGSYNNQSSNFGPMKGGNFGGRSSGPYGGSGGKEERSGAKMPLFLTDGLSLDFLFLFKGLLSWMYHKPFKESYVATR
- the HNRNPA1 gene encoding heterogeneous nuclear ribonucleoprotein A1 isoform X4, producing the protein MSKSEGSSDYGCDLSPNASPKEPEQLRKLFIGGLSFETTDESLRNHFEQWGTLTDCVVMRDPNTKRSRGFGFVTYSTVEEVDAAMNARPHKVDGRVVEPKRAVSREDSQRPGAHLTVKKIFVGGIKEDTEEHHLREYFELYGKIEVIEIMTDRGSGKKRGFAFVTFDDHDSVDKIVIQKYHTVNGHNCEVRKALSKQEMASASSSQRGRSSSGSFGSGRGGGFGGGDNFNRGSNFGGRGGFGSRSGGGSGGGGGGGYGGSGDGYNGFGNDGSSFGGGGSYNDFGSYNNQSSNFGPMKGGNFGGRSSGPYGGSGGKEERSGAKMPLFLTDGLSLDFLFLFKGLLSWMYHKPFKESYVATR
- the HNRNPA1 gene encoding heterogeneous nuclear ribonucleoprotein A1 isoform X1, translated to MSKSEGSSDYGCDLSPNASPKEPEQLRKLFIGGLSFETTDESLRNHFEQWGTLTDCVVMRDPNTKRSRGFGFVTYSTVEEVDAAMNARPHKVDGRVVEPKRAVSREDSQRPGAHLTVKKIFVGGIKEDTEEHHLREYFELYGKIEVIEIMTDRGSGKKRGFAFVTFDDHDSVDKIVIQKYHTVNGHNCEVRKALSKQEMASASSSQRGRSSSGSFGSGRGGGFGGGDNFNRGSNFGGRGGFGSRSGGGSGGGGGGGYGGSGDGYNGFGNDGYGGSGPGYSGGSRGYGGSGSYDGYNNGGGGFGGGSGGSSFGGGGSYNDFGSYNNQSSNFGPMKGGNFGGRSSGPYGGSGGKEERSGAKMPLFLTDGLSLDFLFLFKGLLSWMYHKPFKESYVATR